In Capillibacterium thermochitinicola, the following are encoded in one genomic region:
- a CDS encoding HlyD family secretion protein — protein MREEIIDLSELTESREMLQAREPKFISSFIWLVLLLFASSFLWMWFGEIDIVVKATGVVRPVGNVSIIRSIYGGKLEQIFYKEGVKVKKGDPLFLIETSSLEREKENLMQKKKRLEKEAENLEKMQRSVQEGKNLFTEEDLHYYNWFLSYHYDYKQLHLVYLKTKSRYQREKNLGPGVTSEVNLEELRTEYLLAEINRDRHKSKMLVEIKERLEANQVQLLEVQKLLEEVEEKIKMHQITAPIDGVVQVLQQFNSGDYLPAGVEILRIIPVQGTGMKVDLMVKNKDIGNLTQGQKVNYRFLALPYKEYGSLSGEVTNIAGDAQIANTDNELVYLVEGSLEGDQLIDKKGQPAKVKVGMLCEARVVVKKRRILYFILEKMNLLS, from the coding sequence ATGAGAGAAGAAATTATCGATTTATCAGAATTGACAGAAAGTCGGGAGATGTTACAAGCCCGTGAACCCAAATTTATATCAAGTTTTATTTGGCTTGTCCTACTTTTATTCGCTAGTTCGTTTCTTTGGATGTGGTTTGGTGAAATTGATATAGTAGTAAAGGCTACAGGGGTTGTCCGTCCGGTTGGAAATGTTAGTATTATACGAAGTATTTATGGAGGAAAGCTTGAACAAATTTTTTATAAAGAAGGCGTAAAAGTAAAAAAAGGGGATCCTTTGTTTTTGATTGAGACATCTTCTTTAGAAAGGGAAAAAGAAAATTTGATGCAAAAGAAAAAACGATTGGAAAAAGAAGCGGAGAATCTAGAAAAAATGCAAAGAAGTGTTCAGGAAGGAAAGAATCTGTTTACCGAGGAAGACCTACATTATTATAATTGGTTTTTGAGCTATCATTATGATTATAAGCAACTTCATCTAGTTTATTTAAAAACTAAGAGCCGCTACCAAAGGGAAAAAAATCTTGGACCCGGTGTTACATCTGAAGTTAATTTAGAGGAATTACGAACAGAGTATCTTTTGGCTGAAATCAATCGGGATAGGCATAAAAGTAAAATGTTGGTAGAGATAAAAGAGAGATTAGAGGCGAATCAAGTTCAATTATTAGAAGTGCAAAAATTACTCGAGGAAGTGGAAGAGAAAATAAAAATGCATCAAATCACCGCTCCGATTGATGGTGTTGTTCAGGTACTTCAACAATTTAATTCCGGCGACTATCTTCCGGCGGGAGTTGAAATATTGAGAATTATTCCAGTACAGGGCACTGGAATGAAAGTAGATCTCATGGTTAAAAATAAAGACATTGGTAATCTTACGCAAGGTCAAAAAGTCAATTATCGTTTTTTGGCTTTACCGTACAAAGAATATGGTAGTCTTTCTGGAGAAGTTACCAATATAGCGGGTGATGCTCAAATTGCTAATACAGATAATGAACTTGTTTATCTTGTGGAAGGCTCATTAGAAGGAGATCAACTTATTGACAAAAAAGGACAACCGGCCAAAGTTAAAGTGGGTATGCTTTGTGAAGCTAGAGTAGTTGTTAAGAAAAGGAGGATATTGTATTTTATTTTAGAAAAAATGAATCTTCTTTCCTAG
- a CDS encoding TolC family protein, translated as MRDEWDIELVVKAALENSDAIIQASEELRKREIHLQATKTISQRDLTISGEATKIKNPFTRKYEYYDKGQIELSISLTPKLVLGSTMILGEPASVYLNYYPFAENVEEAQAQLDFSLQLLELEKKIVEVELEARKLYITLLAAIKKRKQAEENLALVEQTKLITRRRYHAGLVGRDELDRAETEILEAKVKLASMKMEEYIALRTLSRLIKNDLSRSSLIELPLFQENKIDFNEIRETALDNNIELKKANLMLAFAKENLERVKKHRPTISFCATANTEDGSLSLSGSLTWKFEAIQSQRIEQAEIAVRQQQRMIETLKEELEDSLAIAIDNFELQQMNINVLEHKKNLAIRSSIEAQKKYENGEISLVDLEKVRLEAAIAQDDYIAGWNNLWQAWYVLLATIAA; from the coding sequence ATGCGGGATGAATGGGATATTGAGCTGGTTGTTAAAGCTGCTTTAGAAAACAGCGATGCGATAATACAAGCTAGCGAAGAACTAAGAAAGAGAGAAATACATCTCCAAGCCACTAAAACTATTAGCCAAAGAGATCTTACGATTAGTGGAGAAGCGACAAAAATAAAAAATCCTTTTACAAGAAAATACGAATATTATGATAAAGGCCAAATTGAGCTTAGTATTTCATTAACACCTAAGCTCGTGTTGGGATCTACGATGATTTTAGGAGAGCCTGCATCGGTCTATCTTAATTATTACCCCTTTGCCGAAAACGTGGAGGAAGCCCAAGCCCAGTTAGATTTCTCTCTACAACTGTTAGAATTGGAGAAAAAAATAGTGGAAGTAGAGTTGGAAGCAAGAAAACTCTATATCACATTATTGGCAGCTATTAAAAAAAGGAAGCAAGCGGAGGAAAACTTAGCTTTAGTTGAACAAACGAAATTAATTACTCGACGTCGTTATCATGCTGGTTTGGTTGGTAGAGATGAGCTTGATAGAGCCGAAACCGAGATCTTGGAGGCAAAAGTAAAATTAGCATCAATGAAAATGGAAGAATACATTGCATTAAGAACTCTTTCTCGCTTAATCAAGAATGATTTATCTCGATCATCTCTTATTGAGCTCCCGCTGTTTCAAGAAAATAAAATAGATTTTAATGAAATACGGGAAACTGCCTTAGATAATAATATTGAGTTAAAAAAAGCTAATTTAATGCTGGCTTTTGCTAAAGAAAACTTGGAGCGAGTAAAGAAACACAGACCAACTATATCCTTTTGTGCAACGGCAAATACTGAAGATGGATCATTATCTTTGTCTGGTAGTCTTACCTGGAAGTTTGAAGCAATTCAATCTCAACGAATAGAACAGGCAGAAATAGCTGTAAGACAACAACAACGTATGATTGAAACATTAAAAGAAGAATTAGAAGATTCTTTAGCTATTGCTATTGATAATTTTGAATTACAGCAAATGAACATTAATGTATTGGAACATAAGAAAAACTTAGCTATTAGATCTAGTATTGAAGCTCAAAAAAAATACGAAAATGGTGAGATATCTCTGGTAGATCTGGAAAAGGTACGATTAGAAGCAGCGATTGCCCAAGATGATTATATCGCAGGTTGGAACAACCTTTGGCAGGCATGGTATGTTTTACTGGCAACCATTGCTGCTTAA
- a CDS encoding TolC family protein, with the protein MIIKEAVRKLEKAEKDLRRATEERVAALILRRYEIEVNAAKLALTEAERKEKINAVQRYFQRLQTYRNFITAKRKLQLEEKKLRVTSLRYESGLCTEIEFLQHNNEFMKINYEVEKAQYEYFHAKREFLLGIGKEKGDTIPLEIKLTFDEIEKYDTMICVQKAYTVDSVYYYNREMLLLAKKQWEAVHTLEDATPEERKNITDELNRTEENYQLYKKELYNKIIGLIEEHHSLNCQRELLEKQAIIVRRELEVLKTRFRQGEINQIEFEEVSLELHELEDQIKQMEETLFQKELSLKVLIGDDPLQYIYKIVSVSPK; encoded by the coding sequence GTGATCATAAAAGAAGCCGTTAGAAAACTAGAAAAAGCGGAAAAAGATCTTCGACGAGCAACTGAAGAAAGGGTTGCCGCCTTGATTTTAAGGAGGTATGAAATTGAAGTTAATGCTGCTAAATTGGCTTTAACAGAAGCAGAAAGAAAAGAAAAAATTAATGCTGTCCAACGATATTTTCAGCGTCTACAGACTTATCGTAATTTTATTACAGCGAAAAGAAAGTTACAGTTAGAAGAAAAAAAATTAAGAGTAACAAGCTTACGTTATGAATCAGGCCTTTGTACCGAAATAGAATTTTTACAACATAATAACGAATTTATGAAAATTAATTATGAAGTAGAAAAAGCGCAGTATGAATATTTTCACGCTAAGCGGGAATTTCTTTTAGGAATAGGAAAAGAAAAAGGTGATACCATACCTCTGGAAATAAAATTAACTTTTGATGAAATCGAAAAGTACGATACGATGATTTGTGTTCAAAAAGCTTATACAGTTGATTCTGTATATTATTATAACCGTGAGATGTTGTTATTAGCCAAAAAACAGTGGGAAGCAGTGCATACCTTAGAAGATGCCACACCGGAAGAGCGGAAGAATATAACTGATGAACTGAATAGAACGGAAGAGAACTATCAGTTGTATAAAAAGGAATTGTATAATAAAATTATAGGTTTAATAGAAGAGCATCACTCACTCAATTGCCAACGTGAATTACTAGAGAAACAAGCTATTATTGTACGAAGAGAACTTGAAGTTTTAAAAACTAGATTTAGGCAAGGTGAGATTAACCAAATCGAATTCGAAGAGGTTTCACTTGAGCTTCATGAACTGGAAGACCAGATAAAACAAATGGAAGAAACGCTTTTTCAAAAAGAATTATCGCTTAAAGTACTTATAGGAGATGATCCATTACAGTATATTTATAAAATAGTGAGCGTAAGCCCAAAATAG
- a CDS encoding LuxR C-terminal-related transcriptional regulator, with amino-acid sequence MGVGPKKMRQEIMRSIKRCQSLGVKKTINAPLLCLEEKELEIRFLRLESLITVFKKCFREVRDIIPNGYIVFLTDEEGYLLFYDTTFLLPDPNKLLTLKHGVSLTEKSCGSNAVSLALQLRESIYFEPKDHYCDIFSEWYCFAIPLIIDEGVKGCLAFSSVGQRISNEMIAIVKLLARNIMIELRHNSGDSQIPIRAVLTEQQLHILKLFAQGMTSMAVALEMKLSENTIKYHKKKIYKVLGVRSIAEAVGKAVKMGLFSIDNV; translated from the coding sequence ATGGGTGTGGGTCCAAAAAAAATGCGACAAGAAATAATGAGATCAATAAAACGGTGTCAAAGTTTAGGAGTAAAAAAGACTATTAATGCTCCACTTCTTTGCCTAGAAGAAAAGGAATTGGAAATTAGATTTTTAAGACTGGAATCATTAATAACTGTCTTTAAAAAATGTTTTAGAGAGGTACGAGATATAATTCCAAATGGTTATATTGTATTTTTAACTGATGAAGAAGGCTATTTGTTATTTTATGATACAACATTTTTACTGCCAGACCCAAATAAGTTACTTACATTAAAGCATGGTGTTTCTTTAACAGAAAAGAGTTGTGGGAGTAATGCGGTTAGTTTAGCATTACAGTTACGTGAATCGATATATTTCGAACCAAAGGATCATTATTGTGACATATTTAGTGAATGGTATTGCTTTGCTATACCGTTAATAATAGATGAAGGAGTTAAAGGATGTTTGGCTTTTTCTTCAGTAGGTCAGAGGATCTCAAATGAAATGATCGCTATTGTAAAGTTGTTGGCAAGAAATATAATGATAGAACTTCGGCACAACTCTGGTGATAGTCAAATTCCCATTCGGGCAGTTTTAACCGAACAACAATTACATATATTAAAACTTTTCGCTCAAGGAATGACTAGTATGGCTGTGGCTTTAGAGATGAAGCTAAGTGAAAATACGATCAAGTATCATAAAAAGAAAATTTATAAAGTTTTGGGCGTTCGGAGTATAGCCGAAGCAGTTGGAAAGGCGGTAAAGATGGGGTTGTTCTCAATAGATAACGTATAA
- a CDS encoding IS256 family transposase: MSNIIQFNEDVIKNKLNELVRGSVEETLNQLLDQEADRLTNAARYERTEARKDTRAGYYQRSLETKAGKVNLKVPKLRKLPFETAIIERYKRRESSIEEALIEMYLAGVSVRRIEDITEILWGSKVSPGTISKLNKKVYSHIEDWRNRPLDGEYPYVYLDGIYLKRNWGGEYENVSILVALAVNNDGYREILGAAEGSKEDKESWLNFLRHLKERGLKGTQLFISDKCLGVVETLGEIFPEARWQRCVVHFYRNIFSVVPTGKVKLVAAMLKAIHAQEDLASAKEKASAVVRKLREMKLPKAAEKVETGIEETLSYMHFPREHWLKIRTNNGLERLMREIRRRTRVVGSFPDGHSALMLVCARLRHVASSNWGLKRYLNMKLLVGIREEVCIG; encoded by the coding sequence ATGAGTAACATTATACAGTTTAATGAAGATGTAATAAAGAACAAATTGAATGAGTTAGTGCGTGGAAGTGTCGAGGAGACCTTAAACCAATTACTTGACCAAGAGGCCGATCGATTAACCAACGCAGCCCGTTATGAACGGACCGAAGCACGAAAAGATACCCGTGCTGGATATTATCAGCGCAGTCTAGAGACGAAAGCCGGCAAAGTCAATCTAAAAGTCCCCAAACTACGAAAACTGCCCTTTGAAACAGCAATTATTGAACGCTATAAACGCCGGGAAAGCTCCATTGAAGAAGCGCTAATTGAAATGTACCTGGCTGGAGTCTCTGTTCGACGCATTGAAGACATTACAGAAATTCTCTGGGGAAGTAAAGTCTCACCGGGAACAATCAGCAAGCTTAATAAAAAAGTATACTCGCACATTGAAGACTGGCGTAACCGTCCACTAGATGGTGAATACCCGTACGTATATCTAGATGGTATCTACCTCAAAAGAAACTGGGGCGGCGAGTATGAAAACGTATCAATTCTGGTCGCTTTAGCCGTGAACAATGACGGATACCGGGAGATTCTCGGTGCGGCCGAAGGAAGTAAAGAAGATAAAGAGAGCTGGCTAAACTTTCTCCGGCACCTCAAAGAGCGTGGTCTGAAAGGTACGCAATTATTCATCAGCGACAAATGCCTTGGTGTCGTTGAAACCCTTGGCGAAATCTTCCCGGAGGCCCGGTGGCAAAGATGTGTCGTACATTTTTATCGCAATATCTTTAGTGTGGTCCCAACAGGAAAAGTCAAGCTGGTGGCTGCAATGCTCAAGGCCATTCATGCCCAGGAAGACCTGGCAAGTGCAAAAGAAAAAGCTTCAGCCGTAGTTCGGAAACTGCGGGAAATGAAACTACCCAAAGCCGCGGAAAAGGTTGAAACCGGGATTGAAGAGACCTTATCATATATGCATTTTCCCCGGGAACACTGGCTGAAAATCCGCACAAATAATGGTCTTGAACGTTTAATGAGGGAGATACGGCGACGGACTAGAGTTGTCGGCAGCTTTCCGGATGGCCACTCGGCATTAATGCTAGTCTGCGCCCGGTTAAGACACGTAGCAAGTTCAAACTGGGGCTTAAAGCGCTATTTAAACATGAAACTTCTAGTTGGCATTCGAGAGGAGGTG